One Mycobacterium sp. SMC-4 DNA window includes the following coding sequences:
- a CDS encoding FAD-dependent oxidoreductase has protein sequence MPVRIMVVGAGIAGLTTAVALHQAGHHVSVIDKRTDLASGAGISIWPNALAALDELGLGDPVRQTGGRVSAGALRWRDGSWLRRPAAQRIVTALGEPLVVIRRSALTDILRAALPDGVVRTGVTALGVAVGPSSVRVTSSSGPQLHADAVVGADGVGSPLARALNGSLPARYVGYTAWRGIAAHPLDPELSGETMGPGAEFGHVRLGDRHTYWFATERAAENGTAAGGDNGTAAGGDNGTAAGGEHAHLRRIFGDWADPIPALIDATAPADLLRNDLYDRRQARRWSRGRVVLVGDAAHPMRPHLGQGGCQGIEDAVILARFLDLADDPATAFGHFGSFRRRRVAPLVRESAFIGRVVNLRPAVLSGAASRASALVPEALVTAHLASIAARSAFRLPTSADVSAQREV, from the coding sequence ATGCCGGTGCGAATCATGGTGGTCGGAGCCGGCATCGCGGGCCTGACAACCGCGGTCGCGCTGCACCAGGCAGGCCATCACGTGTCGGTGATCGACAAGCGCACCGACCTCGCCAGCGGCGCCGGGATCAGTATCTGGCCCAACGCGCTGGCCGCGCTCGACGAGCTGGGGCTCGGCGATCCGGTGCGGCAGACGGGCGGGCGGGTCAGCGCGGGGGCGCTGCGCTGGCGCGACGGTTCCTGGTTGCGTCGACCGGCGGCCCAACGCATCGTCACAGCCCTTGGTGAGCCGCTGGTGGTGATCCGGCGCTCGGCGCTGACCGACATCCTGCGCGCCGCATTGCCCGACGGTGTGGTGCGCACCGGAGTCACCGCCCTCGGGGTGGCGGTGGGCCCGTCGTCGGTGCGAGTGACGTCGAGCAGCGGGCCGCAGCTCCACGCCGATGCAGTGGTCGGAGCCGACGGAGTGGGTTCACCGCTGGCGCGTGCACTCAACGGATCACTGCCGGCGCGCTACGTCGGCTATACGGCGTGGCGCGGAATCGCCGCCCACCCGTTGGACCCGGAGTTGTCCGGCGAGACGATGGGCCCCGGCGCCGAGTTCGGCCATGTCCGCCTCGGTGACCGGCACACCTATTGGTTCGCGACCGAACGCGCTGCCGAGAACGGCACCGCCGCGGGCGGCGACAACGGCACCGCCGCGGGCGGCGACAACGGCACCGCCGCGGGCGGCGAGCACGCCCACCTGCGCCGCATATTCGGCGACTGGGCCGATCCGATACCGGCATTGATCGACGCCACCGCCCCGGCCGATCTGTTGCGCAACGATCTCTACGACCGCCGACAGGCACGCCGCTGGTCACGTGGTCGGGTGGTGTTGGTCGGGGATGCTGCGCACCCGATGCGACCTCATCTCGGCCAGGGCGGCTGTCAGGGGATCGAGGACGCAGTCATCCTGGCCCGGTTCCTGGACCTCGCCGATGACCCCGCCACGGCATTCGGGCACTTCGGATCGTTCCGCCGGCGCCGGGTTGCACCGCTGGTGCGGGAGTCGGCGTTCATCGGCCGGGTGGTGAACCTGCGACCGGCCGTGCTCAGTGGTGCCGCCAGTCGGGCATCAGCGCTCGTTCCCGAGGCGCTGGTCACCGCGCATCTGGCCTCGATCGCCGCGCGGAGCGCCTTCCGGCTGCCGACGTCAGCTGATGTCAGCGCACAGCGCGAGGTGTGA
- a CDS encoding LacI family DNA-binding transcriptional regulator has protein sequence MPHRYKVREIAQQAGLSEATVDRVLHNRPGVRENTVAEVNQAIADLDKQRAQLRLNGRRYLIDVVMQTPQRFSDAFRAAVEAELPAFAPAMLRARFHLWETGSAAQMVDALDRIRGSHGVVLKAQDDPEVADAVDRLVASGVPVVTYTTDIPASTRCAYVGIDNHGAGVTAAYLMQQWLGERPSDVLITLSRTVFRGEGEREVGFRSALRSSGRAIVEVSDSDGIDATNKRLVLDALEANPQVRAVYSVGGGNVATVAAFEGIGRDCYVFIAHDLDADNRRLLRDGRISAVLHNDLRADARLALRLLLQERGALPFEPVRPVPIQVVTPFNVPMHH, from the coding sequence GTGCCGCACCGTTACAAGGTCCGCGAGATCGCCCAGCAGGCGGGGCTGAGCGAGGCGACCGTCGACCGGGTTCTGCACAACCGCCCCGGGGTTCGGGAGAACACCGTCGCCGAGGTCAACCAAGCCATCGCCGACCTCGACAAGCAACGTGCCCAGCTACGGCTCAACGGACGGCGATATCTGATCGACGTGGTCATGCAGACCCCGCAGCGCTTCTCGGACGCGTTCCGCGCCGCCGTGGAGGCCGAGCTGCCCGCATTTGCCCCGGCGATGTTGCGCGCGCGGTTCCACCTGTGGGAGACAGGGTCCGCCGCGCAGATGGTGGACGCGCTTGACCGCATCCGCGGCAGCCACGGTGTGGTGCTCAAGGCCCAGGACGACCCTGAAGTGGCCGATGCTGTCGACCGTCTCGTTGCTTCCGGGGTGCCCGTGGTGACCTACACGACCGACATACCCGCAAGCACCCGCTGCGCCTATGTGGGCATCGACAATCACGGCGCGGGGGTCACGGCCGCCTATCTGATGCAGCAGTGGCTCGGCGAGCGGCCCTCGGATGTGTTGATCACGCTGAGCCGCACGGTGTTCCGCGGTGAGGGCGAGCGGGAGGTCGGGTTCCGGTCGGCGTTACGCAGCTCCGGAAGGGCCATCGTCGAGGTCAGCGACAGCGACGGCATCGACGCCACCAACAAGCGCCTGGTGCTCGACGCGCTGGAGGCCAACCCGCAGGTGCGGGCCGTCTATTCGGTCGGCGGGGGCAACGTCGCCACGGTCGCGGCGTTCGAGGGGATCGGCCGCGACTGCTACGTCTTCATCGCCCACGACCTCGATGCCGACAACCGTCGATTACTGCGGGATGGACGGATATCGGCCGTGCTGCACAACGACCTGCGCGCTGACGCACGCCTGGCGCTGCGACTGCTGCTGCAGGAACGAGGTGCGTTGCCGTTCGAGCCGGTTCGTCCAGTACCGATCCAGGTCGTGACACCCTTCAACGTGCCGATGCATCACTGA
- the mobA gene encoding molybdenum cofactor guanylyltransferase, whose product MTTSPPLAAVVLAGGASRRMGRDKATLPIAGPSGSTTMVERVVAVVSSRCAPVFVVAAPGQALPELPASSILRDQVQGVGPLLATGRGLRAAADAGVEYAFVCAVDMPLLTVDVIDLLAEPAHRLGVDVVLPWDGRDHFLAGIYRTALGARATALIEAGHRSMRALVDSVDTQRIVLPEQAALTNVNTVEDFSAIEPPQWS is encoded by the coding sequence GTGACGACCTCGCCACCGTTGGCTGCCGTGGTGCTGGCCGGGGGCGCGTCCCGCCGGATGGGACGCGACAAGGCCACGCTTCCCATTGCCGGCCCGTCCGGATCCACCACGATGGTCGAGCGCGTGGTCGCGGTCGTCAGTTCCCGATGCGCTCCGGTCTTCGTCGTCGCCGCACCGGGACAGGCGCTGCCGGAGTTACCCGCCTCATCGATCCTGCGCGATCAGGTGCAGGGGGTGGGACCGCTGTTGGCCACCGGGCGGGGCTTGCGCGCTGCCGCTGATGCCGGCGTCGAGTACGCCTTCGTGTGCGCTGTCGACATGCCGCTGCTGACCGTCGACGTCATCGACCTGCTCGCCGAGCCGGCGCACCGACTAGGGGTGGATGTCGTTCTTCCGTGGGATGGACGCGACCATTTCTTGGCGGGCATCTATCGCACCGCGCTGGGTGCTCGGGCGACCGCACTGATCGAGGCCGGCCACCGCAGCATGCGTGCGCTGGTGGATTCTGTCGACACTCAGCGCATCGTGCTGCCCGAGCAGGCGGCGCTCACCAACGTCAACACCGTGGAAGACTTCTCGGCCATCGAGCCTCCCCAGTGGAGCTAG
- a CDS encoding transglycosylase family protein produces MNIGKLVSKGLVAAAISGALAVVPMVLSDSAMATAHADSVNWDAIAHCESGGNWSINTGNGHFGGLQFKQATWAANGGQGNPARATRAEQIRVAENVLRTQGIKAWPKCGPKGLAAATWTNTVAPTAPVATPVRATGCEGMPTSVFGGIVDLRKMCTAFLTPRAVR; encoded by the coding sequence ATGAACATTGGCAAACTTGTCTCGAAGGGCCTGGTGGCCGCCGCTATTTCCGGAGCGCTCGCCGTCGTGCCGATGGTGCTGTCGGACAGCGCCATGGCCACCGCGCACGCAGACTCGGTCAACTGGGACGCCATCGCGCACTGCGAGTCCGGCGGTAACTGGTCGATCAACACCGGCAACGGCCACTTCGGCGGCCTGCAGTTCAAGCAGGCCACCTGGGCGGCCAATGGCGGTCAGGGCAATCCTGCGCGGGCCACCCGGGCCGAGCAGATCCGCGTTGCGGAGAATGTGTTGCGCACCCAGGGCATCAAGGCCTGGCCGAAGTGCGGACCCAAGGGCCTCGCGGCGGCGACCTGGACCAACACCGTGGCGCCCACGGCGCCCGTCGCGACTCCGGTGCGTGCCACCGGTTGCGAGGGGATGCCGACCTCGGTGTTCGGCGGGATCGTCGACCTGCGCAAGATGTGCACTGCGTTCCTCACACCTCGCGCTGTGCGCTGA
- a CDS encoding 2-oxoacid:ferredoxin oxidoreductase subunit beta: protein MTDLIGHDHRDLGLTALSKTSLVPTTDQPQKAKDFTSDQEVRWCPGCGDYVILNTIRNFLPELGLRRENIAFVSGIGCSSRFPYYLETYGFHSIHGRAPTIATGLALARPDLSVWVVTGDGDSLSIGGNHLIHALRRNVNITILLFNNRIYGLTKGQYSPTSEVGKVTKSTPMGSLDHPFNPVSLALGSEATFVGRALDSDRKGLSEVLRAAAAHRGAALVEILQDCPIFNDGSFDALRKEGAEDRLVNLTHGEPITFGADGAYCVIKSGYGLEVAKTADVSADQIVVHDAHLEDPAYAFALSRLSEQNLDHMVMGIFRQVGKPTYDDAAREQISTARAAKPHDKAALQALLRGKDTWTVD from the coding sequence ATGACTGACCTGATCGGTCACGACCATCGAGACCTGGGCCTGACGGCGCTGAGCAAGACGAGCCTGGTGCCCACGACGGACCAGCCGCAGAAGGCCAAGGACTTCACCAGCGACCAGGAGGTGCGCTGGTGCCCGGGGTGTGGGGACTACGTCATCCTCAACACCATCCGCAACTTCCTGCCCGAGTTGGGGCTGCGGCGCGAGAACATCGCGTTCGTCAGCGGCATCGGCTGCTCCAGCCGTTTCCCGTACTACCTGGAGACCTACGGCTTTCACTCGATTCACGGTCGCGCCCCGACGATCGCCACCGGGCTCGCGCTGGCCCGGCCCGACCTGTCGGTGTGGGTCGTCACCGGCGACGGCGACTCGCTGTCGATCGGCGGCAACCACCTGATCCACGCGTTGCGCCGCAACGTCAACATCACGATCCTGCTGTTCAACAACCGGATCTACGGGCTGACCAAGGGGCAGTACTCACCGACCTCGGAAGTCGGCAAGGTCACCAAGTCCACCCCGATGGGTTCGCTGGACCATCCGTTCAACCCGGTGTCGCTGGCATTGGGTTCGGAGGCCACCTTCGTCGGTCGCGCGCTGGACTCCGACCGCAAAGGCCTCTCGGAGGTTCTGCGTGCCGCAGCCGCGCACCGCGGCGCAGCGCTGGTCGAGATCCTGCAGGACTGCCCGATCTTCAACGACGGTTCATTCGACGCGCTGCGCAAAGAAGGCGCCGAAGATCGCCTGGTCAACCTCACCCACGGCGAGCCGATCACCTTCGGCGCCGACGGTGCGTACTGCGTCATCAAATCCGGGTACGGCCTCGAGGTCGCCAAGACCGCCGACGTGTCCGCCGACCAGATCGTCGTCCACGACGCACACCTGGAGGACCCCGCCTACGCATTCGCGCTGTCCCGGCTGTCCGAGCAGAATCTCGACCACATGGTCATGGGTATCTTCCGCCAGGTGGGCAAACCCACCTACGACGACGCCGCGCGCGAACAGATCAGCACCGCTCGTGCCGCCAAGCCGCATGACAAGGCTGCGCTGCAGGCGCTGCTGCGGGGTAAGGACACGTGGACGGTCGACTGA
- a CDS encoding phytanoyl-CoA dioxygenase family protein: MAPPVHTPLTRESRPWLTESDIDLDDFRRQVERDTDVCDYPHAADVRANVLIYSAPALARVADRRAVQAELIEALADGPGVVVLTEAFGTDVVDRASDAFFAIIDAQHAGGRAAGDHFGEPGANDRIWNAAQKLALHDPQVFADYYANDALALVCQAWLGPRYQVTSQVNVVNPGGTAQVPHRDYHLGFVAGEHLAAYPAHMHRASPTLTLQGAVAHCAMPIESGPTMLLPHSQRFTGGYIAFNRPEFVDYFTAHHVQLPLAKGDAVFFNPALYHGAGTNVSGDIRRIANLMQISSPFGRAMEAVDRTAMVRAVYPALRAMQAAGRPHRDIENVVVATAEGYAFPTNLDSDQPIGSLAPPSQVDTVLDALADNLTEEELDTVLDAQNERRTP, encoded by the coding sequence ATGGCCCCGCCCGTTCACACTCCGCTGACCCGGGAGTCCCGGCCCTGGCTGACCGAATCCGACATCGATCTCGATGACTTCCGTCGGCAAGTCGAACGCGACACCGATGTCTGCGACTACCCGCACGCCGCCGATGTGCGCGCCAACGTGCTGATCTACTCCGCGCCGGCGCTGGCCCGTGTCGCCGACCGACGGGCCGTGCAGGCCGAACTCATCGAGGCCCTTGCCGACGGGCCCGGCGTTGTGGTGCTCACCGAGGCGTTCGGCACCGACGTGGTCGACCGTGCCAGCGACGCATTCTTCGCGATCATCGATGCCCAGCACGCCGGCGGCCGCGCCGCGGGTGACCATTTCGGCGAACCCGGCGCCAACGACCGGATCTGGAACGCCGCACAGAAGCTCGCGCTGCACGATCCGCAGGTGTTCGCCGACTACTACGCCAACGATGCCCTGGCGCTGGTCTGCCAGGCCTGGCTGGGTCCCCGTTACCAGGTGACTTCGCAGGTCAATGTCGTCAACCCCGGTGGCACCGCCCAGGTTCCGCACCGCGACTATCACCTTGGCTTCGTTGCCGGCGAGCATCTGGCGGCCTACCCGGCACACATGCACCGCGCCTCTCCGACGCTGACACTGCAGGGGGCCGTCGCGCATTGCGCCATGCCGATCGAGAGTGGACCGACGATGCTGCTCCCCCATTCGCAGCGCTTCACCGGCGGTTACATCGCGTTCAACCGCCCCGAGTTCGTGGACTACTTCACCGCCCACCACGTGCAACTGCCGTTGGCCAAAGGTGACGCGGTGTTCTTCAACCCGGCCCTGTATCACGGCGCCGGAACGAATGTCTCCGGCGACATCCGGCGCATCGCGAACCTGATGCAGATCAGCTCGCCGTTCGGCCGGGCGATGGAGGCCGTCGACCGCACCGCGATGGTGCGCGCCGTCTACCCGGCGCTGAGAGCCATGCAGGCCGCCGGCCGACCCCACCGCGACATCGAGAACGTCGTCGTGGCCACCGCCGAGGGTTATGCGTTTCCCACCAACCTCGACAGCGATCAGCCGATCGGCAGCCTGGCACCACCCAGCCAGGTCGACACCGTGCTCGACGCACTGGCCGACAACCTGACCGAAGAAGAACTCGACACCGTGCTCGACGCCCAGAACGAACGGAGAACTCCATGA
- a CDS encoding sugar phosphate isomerase/epimerase, whose product MKIAGAPISWGVCEVPGWGYQLSSDRVLTEMGQAGLTATELGPEGFLPTDTVELVRLLGNHGLECVGGFVPVVLYRDDHDPADDLAGPLESLVAAGAGVVVLAAATGMDGYDQRPILDETQWVTLLSNLDRLAAMVAARGLTAVLHPHVGTMVETRAEVDRVLAGSSVPLCLDTGHLLIGGTDPLALTMEVPERIKHAHLKDVDAGLAAKVQSGELTYTQAVAAGMYVPLGAGDVDIVGIVKTLEHNGFDGWYVMEQDKILDTEPAGSGPLGDVLASVAYLQDAAAGVRS is encoded by the coding sequence GTGAAGATCGCAGGTGCACCCATCTCCTGGGGTGTGTGTGAGGTGCCCGGCTGGGGTTACCAGTTGAGTTCGGACCGCGTGTTGACGGAAATGGGGCAGGCGGGGCTGACCGCAACCGAATTGGGACCCGAGGGTTTTCTGCCCACCGACACCGTCGAATTGGTACGACTGCTTGGCAATCACGGGCTGGAGTGCGTCGGCGGGTTCGTTCCGGTGGTGCTGTACCGGGACGACCACGACCCCGCCGACGACCTGGCCGGGCCGCTGGAGTCACTGGTTGCGGCCGGGGCGGGTGTCGTCGTACTGGCGGCGGCCACCGGCATGGACGGTTACGACCAACGGCCGATTCTCGACGAGACACAATGGGTCACACTGCTGTCCAACCTCGACCGGTTGGCGGCCATGGTGGCCGCACGGGGTCTGACCGCTGTCCTGCACCCCCACGTGGGCACGATGGTGGAGACCCGCGCCGAAGTGGACCGCGTGCTGGCGGGTTCCTCGGTGCCACTGTGTCTGGACACCGGTCACCTGTTGATCGGTGGAACCGATCCGCTGGCGCTGACCATGGAGGTTCCCGAGCGGATCAAGCACGCCCACCTCAAGGATGTCGATGCCGGGCTGGCCGCGAAGGTGCAGTCCGGTGAGTTGACCTACACCCAGGCCGTCGCCGCGGGCATGTACGTGCCGCTCGGCGCCGGTGACGTGGACATTGTCGGGATCGTGAAAACTTTGGAGCACAACGGTTTCGACGGCTGGTACGTGATGGAACAGGATAAGATCCTCGACACCGAACCCGCCGGCTCCGGTCCGTTGGGCGATGTGCTCGCCAGTGTCGCCTACCTGCAGGACGCGGCGGCCGGCGTCCGCTCGTGA
- a CDS encoding dimethylamine monooxygenase subunit DmmA family protein: MRPALELTSIPVWATQPTCPTADLSGRYWTIIAIGEAGMQVARRWDAEVAAVGGRPRSQLHSTPEDAGDSAGAVLRAALAEARVGWRLMVAGPAHLCLQVRALALAAGVADDEITVASTRIDVRAVHCVHCRTVTTAAVGLEDVVACSGCERNLVVHYHVSRRKGAHLGYQVDAEQQAAS, from the coding sequence GTGAGACCTGCGCTCGAGTTGACCAGCATCCCGGTGTGGGCAACCCAGCCGACCTGCCCGACCGCAGACCTGTCCGGTCGGTACTGGACGATCATCGCGATCGGCGAGGCCGGGATGCAGGTTGCGCGCCGGTGGGACGCCGAGGTCGCCGCTGTCGGGGGCCGGCCACGGTCGCAACTACACAGCACACCAGAGGACGCCGGCGACTCGGCCGGTGCGGTGCTGCGCGCCGCGCTCGCCGAAGCCCGAGTGGGCTGGCGGCTGATGGTCGCCGGCCCAGCGCACCTCTGCCTGCAGGTGCGCGCGCTGGCTCTGGCCGCCGGTGTCGCCGATGACGAGATCACGGTGGCGTCCACCCGCATCGATGTGCGCGCGGTGCACTGCGTGCACTGCCGCACCGTCACCACCGCCGCCGTGGGCCTGGAGGACGTCGTGGCCTGCTCCGGATGTGAACGCAATCTGGTTGTCCACTACCATGTTTCCCGCCGCAAGGGAGCGCACCTCGGGTACCAGGTCGATGCCGAACAGCAGGCCGCGTCATGA
- a CDS encoding Gfo/Idh/MocA family oxidoreductase — MTTLGLIGLGRIGAFHAETLTNLPEVSGLVITDERPEVVSQVAAKYGATPAESVQQLLDHGVDGVVVAAATPAHAELTLAAVERGLPTFCEKPIASTAAESARVAEIIAASGVPVQVGYQRRFDAAFAAAKVAVDGGSLGALHTVRSTTMDPAPPPMDYIKSSGGIFRDCTVHDFDVIRWITGQNVVQVYATGSVQGDPVFAEYGDVDTAAVVVRFDGGALGLVSAARYNGRGYDCRLEVHGFEDTVVAGWDQGVPVGNADPDFCSPGAFPAGPPHHFFMDRFTEAFRAELSAFVKVVEGGPIGGATVADAVEVAWIAEAATESLRRGVPVTIEEVKK, encoded by the coding sequence ATGACCACGCTCGGCCTCATCGGCCTCGGCAGGATCGGCGCATTTCACGCCGAAACGCTGACCAACCTGCCGGAGGTGTCCGGACTCGTGATCACCGACGAGCGACCCGAAGTGGTGAGTCAGGTGGCCGCGAAGTACGGCGCCACCCCGGCCGAATCGGTGCAACAACTGTTGGACCACGGCGTCGACGGTGTCGTGGTTGCTGCCGCGACGCCGGCACACGCGGAGCTCACCCTTGCCGCGGTCGAACGTGGCCTGCCGACGTTCTGTGAGAAGCCGATCGCCTCCACCGCCGCCGAAAGCGCGCGTGTGGCCGAGATCATCGCGGCCTCGGGAGTACCGGTACAGGTGGGCTACCAGCGCCGGTTCGACGCGGCATTCGCCGCGGCCAAAGTGGCCGTCGACGGCGGCTCACTGGGTGCGTTGCACACCGTCCGCAGCACCACGATGGACCCCGCACCCCCGCCGATGGACTACATCAAGAGTTCCGGCGGCATCTTCCGTGACTGCACGGTCCACGATTTCGACGTGATCCGCTGGATCACCGGCCAGAATGTGGTGCAGGTCTATGCCACCGGCAGCGTGCAGGGTGATCCGGTGTTCGCCGAGTACGGCGATGTCGACACCGCGGCGGTGGTGGTCCGTTTCGACGGCGGCGCACTCGGCTTGGTATCCGCGGCGCGGTACAACGGTCGCGGCTACGACTGCCGGCTGGAGGTGCACGGTTTCGAGGACACCGTTGTCGCCGGCTGGGATCAAGGCGTTCCGGTCGGCAACGCAGACCCGGATTTCTGCTCCCCCGGGGCATTCCCCGCCGGACCGCCACACCACTTTTTCATGGACCGGTTCACCGAGGCGTTCCGCGCCGAGTTGAGCGCGTTCGTCAAAGTTGTTGAGGGCGGCCCGATCGGCGGCGCCACCGTCGCCGACGCCGTGGAGGTCGCGTGGATCGCGGAGGCCGCCACCGAGTCTCTACGCCGGGGCGTCCCGGTGACCATCGAGGAGGTCAAAAAGTGA
- a CDS encoding 2-oxoacid:acceptor oxidoreductase subunit alpha, with the protein MGDNGGAAGAPRQKLEKVVIRFAGDSGDGMQLTGDRFTSEAALFGNDLATQPNYPAEIRAPQGTLPGVSSFQIQIADYDILTAGDRPDVLVAMNPAALKANVSDLPRGGLIIANSDEFTKRNLAKVGYDANPLENDELSDYVVQAVAMTTLTLGAVESIGASKKDGQRAKNMFALGLLSWMYGRELEHSEAFIREKFARKPEIAEANVLALRAGWNYGETTEAFGTTYEVAPAKLKTGEYRQISGNTALAYGLVAAGQLADLQIVLGTYPITPASDILHELSKHKNFNVMTFQAEDEIAGIGAAIGASYGGALGVTSTSGPGISLKSEAIGLAVMTELPLIVIDVQRGGPSTGLPTKTEQADLLQAMFGRNGESPVAVLAPRSPSDCFDIAVEAARIAIKYHTPVMILSDGAIANGSEPWRIPDVDSYPAIEHTFAKEGEPFAPYARDPETLARQFAVPGTPGLAHRIGGLESANGSGNISYEPKNHDLMVRLRQEKIAGISVADLDVDDPTGDAELLMLGWGSSYGPIGEACRRARRKGIKVAHAQLRHLNPFPANLGEVLTKYSKVVVPEMNLGQLALLLRGRYLVDVQSVTKVEGMAFLADEVEGIIDAALEGTLGQREIEKAEFARLAAATIEVPAAAADATGVGANA; encoded by the coding sequence GTGGGAGACAACGGCGGCGCGGCGGGAGCGCCTCGGCAGAAGCTGGAAAAGGTCGTCATCCGGTTCGCCGGTGACTCCGGTGACGGTATGCAGCTCACCGGTGACCGGTTCACCTCCGAGGCGGCGTTGTTCGGCAACGACCTGGCGACCCAGCCGAACTACCCGGCCGAGATCCGCGCGCCCCAGGGCACGCTGCCCGGTGTCTCCTCGTTCCAGATCCAGATCGCCGATTACGACATCCTCACCGCAGGTGACCGGCCCGACGTGCTGGTCGCGATGAACCCGGCCGCGCTCAAGGCCAATGTCAGTGACCTGCCCCGGGGCGGGCTGATCATCGCCAACTCCGACGAATTCACCAAGCGCAATCTGGCCAAGGTCGGCTATGACGCCAACCCGCTGGAAAACGACGAGCTCTCCGACTACGTCGTGCAGGCCGTCGCCATGACCACCCTGACGCTGGGCGCGGTGGAATCGATCGGCGCCAGCAAGAAGGACGGCCAACGCGCCAAGAACATGTTCGCGTTGGGCCTGCTGTCCTGGATGTACGGCCGCGAGCTTGAGCACAGCGAAGCATTCATCCGCGAGAAGTTCGCCCGCAAGCCCGAGATCGCCGAAGCCAACGTGTTGGCGCTGCGGGCGGGCTGGAACTACGGCGAGACCACCGAGGCGTTCGGCACCACCTACGAGGTCGCCCCAGCAAAGCTCAAGACCGGCGAGTACCGCCAGATTTCGGGAAACACAGCGCTGGCCTACGGGCTCGTGGCGGCCGGCCAGCTGGCCGATCTGCAGATCGTGCTGGGCACCTACCCGATCACGCCGGCCTCGGACATCCTCCACGAGCTGTCCAAGCACAAGAACTTCAATGTGATGACGTTCCAGGCCGAGGACGAGATCGCCGGGATCGGCGCGGCAATCGGTGCGTCCTACGGCGGTGCGCTGGGCGTGACCAGCACGTCGGGCCCGGGCATTTCGCTGAAGTCGGAAGCCATCGGCCTGGCGGTGATGACCGAGTTGCCGCTGATCGTCATCGACGTGCAGCGCGGCGGCCCGTCGACCGGGCTGCCGACCAAGACCGAGCAGGCCGACCTGTTGCAGGCGATGTTCGGGCGCAATGGAGAATCGCCGGTCGCCGTGTTGGCGCCGAGGTCTCCGTCGGACTGCTTCGACATCGCCGTGGAAGCGGCGCGGATCGCCATCAAGTACCACACGCCGGTCATGATTCTGTCCGACGGAGCGATCGCCAACGGATCTGAGCCCTGGCGTATCCCCGACGTCGACAGCTACCCGGCCATCGAGCACACCTTCGCCAAGGAGGGTGAGCCGTTCGCGCCCTACGCCCGAGATCCCGAGACACTGGCCCGCCAGTTCGCGGTGCCCGGCACCCCCGGCTTGGCCCACCGCATCGGTGGCCTGGAGTCGGCCAATGGTTCGGGCAACATCTCCTACGAGCCCAAGAACCACGATTTGATGGTGCGGCTGCGTCAGGAGAAGATCGCGGGGATCTCGGTGGCCGACCTCGACGTCGACGATCCGACCGGTGATGCCGAGTTGCTCATGCTGGGCTGGGGCAGCAGCTATGGGCCGATCGGAGAAGCCTGCCGGCGCGCCCGGCGCAAAGGCATCAAGGTCGCCCACGCCCAGCTACGCCACCTCAATCCGTTCCCGGCCAACCTGGGGGAGGTGCTGACCAAGTACTCCAAGGTGGTCGTGCCGGAGATGAACCTCGGACAGTTGGCCCTGCTGTTGCGCGGCCGCTATCTCGTCGACGTCCAGTCGGTGACCAAGGTGGAGGGCATGGCGTTCTTGGCCGACGAGGTCGAAGGCATCATCGATGCGGCGCTGGAGGGCACACTCGGGCAGCGGGAAATCGAGAAAGCCGAGTTCGCCCGGCTGGCGGCGGCCACCATCGAGGTGCCGGCCGCAGCGGCAGACGCGACGGGTGTGGGGGCAAACGCGTGA